The following coding sequences lie in one Sphingomonas sp. M1-B02 genomic window:
- the pspF gene encoding phage shock protein operon transcriptional activator yields the protein MERATQVIGQSGAFLDALERASRAAALDRPVLVIGERGTGKELVAERLHRLSPRWDQPLVIMNCAALPETLIEAELFGHEAGAFTGATKARAGRFEEAHGGTLFLDELGTLSMAAQDRLLRAVEYGEVTRIGASRPVYVNVRIVAATNEHLPDKVDAGTFRADLLDRLSFEVVTLPPLRVRRGDIEVLADFFGRRMASEIGLENWPGWGPNALDALIHYDWPGNVRELRNVVERAVYRWEQEGPIDSIEIDPFDSPFRPRTRAGGAQVAAVADTAAAPEKAETAPAFDGGTDFKTRVSAFERQLLSRALAEHRFNQRSTADALGLTYDQLRHALKRHELLGAGG from the coding sequence GTGGAACGCGCAACTCAAGTCATCGGCCAATCCGGAGCCTTTCTCGACGCCCTCGAACGCGCCAGCCGCGCGGCTGCGCTGGATCGGCCCGTGCTCGTCATCGGCGAACGGGGGACCGGAAAGGAGCTGGTGGCCGAACGGCTGCATCGACTGAGCCCGCGCTGGGACCAGCCCTTGGTCATCATGAACTGCGCCGCGCTGCCCGAGACGCTGATCGAGGCCGAATTGTTCGGGCACGAGGCAGGGGCCTTCACCGGCGCCACCAAAGCGCGGGCAGGGCGGTTCGAGGAGGCGCATGGCGGGACGCTGTTCCTCGACGAACTGGGCACGCTGTCGATGGCGGCGCAGGACCGGCTGCTGCGCGCCGTGGAATATGGCGAGGTTACCCGGATCGGCGCGTCGCGCCCGGTCTATGTCAACGTCCGGATCGTCGCGGCGACCAACGAGCATCTGCCCGACAAGGTGGATGCGGGGACGTTTCGCGCCGATCTGCTCGATCGGCTTTCGTTCGAAGTGGTGACGTTGCCGCCCTTGCGCGTGCGGCGCGGCGACATCGAAGTGCTGGCGGATTTCTTCGGGCGGCGGATGGCGTCCGAGATCGGGCTGGAGAACTGGCCGGGCTGGGGCCCGAACGCGCTCGACGCGCTGATCCACTATGACTGGCCGGGAAATGTGCGCGAGCTGCGCAACGTGGTGGAGCGGGCGGTGTATCGCTGGGAACAGGAAGGACCGATCGATTCGATCGAAATCGATCCGTTCGACTCCCCCTTCCGGCCGCGGACACGCGCCGGTGGCGCGCAGGTGGCGGCGGTGGCCGATACAGCGGCCGCGCCCGAGAAAGCGGAAACCGCGCCGGCCTTCGACGGCGGGACCGACTTCAAGACGCGCGTGTCGGCGTTCGAGCGGCAATTGCTGTCGCGCGCGCTGGCCGAGCATCGTTTCAACCAGCGTTCTACTGCAGACGCGCTGGGGCTGACCTATGACCAGTTGCGGCACGCGCTGAAGCGGCACGAGCTGCTGGGCGCCGGCGGCTGA
- a CDS encoding superoxide dismutase, which translates to MAFELPPLPYAYDALEPTIDKETMTLHHDKHHAAYTAKLNEAVSEDPSLEGKTIEELMQQMASAPAKLRNNGGGYWNHDFFWKTMVPNGGAPSGAMAEAIDKAFGSLDALKEKFNTAGANQFGSGWAWLIVNGSGELEISSTPNQDNPLMDVAATKGTPILGNDVWEHAYYITYRNDRPGYLKAWWNVVNWDVVSERYAAAKG; encoded by the coding sequence ATGGCTTTCGAACTGCCGCCGCTGCCCTACGCCTACGACGCGCTGGAGCCGACCATCGACAAGGAAACGATGACGCTGCACCACGACAAGCATCATGCCGCCTACACCGCCAAGCTCAACGAGGCGGTGAGCGAGGATCCGTCGCTCGAAGGCAAAACCATCGAGGAACTGATGCAGCAGATGGCGAGCGCGCCGGCGAAGCTGCGCAACAATGGCGGCGGCTATTGGAACCATGATTTCTTCTGGAAGACGATGGTGCCGAACGGCGGCGCACCCAGCGGCGCGATGGCCGAGGCGATCGACAAGGCGTTCGGCTCGCTCGATGCGCTGAAAGAGAAATTCAACACGGCAGGCGCGAACCAGTTCGGATCGGGCTGGGCCTGGCTGATCGTCAACGGCAGCGGTGAGCTGGAGATCAGCTCGACGCCGAACCAGGACAATCCGCTGATGGACGTGGCCGCGACCAAGGGCACGCCGATCCTCGGCAACGACGTGTGGGAGCACGCCTATTACATCACCTATCGCAACGACCGGCCGGGCTATCTGAAGGCCTGGTGGAACGTGGTGAACTGGGACGTGGTTTCCGAGCGCTATGCCGCTGCAAAGGGCTGA
- a CDS encoding DUF885 domain-containing protein — protein sequence MRTTRRQLLLGTAGTLAASAIPAFAFAADADRAAAALLDRTAETFLNDYPESATSLGIDKDKHAALKHRLTDGSPEGQRKIAAHLRQALAEIGKLDLNALSPVMRTNVDVVQASYANALEGFAFPYGDVAVGGWRNSPYVVVQNVGAFLDVPRMLDTDHVIKTRDDGEAYLDRLESYGEQLDGETERLRIAAANGVIAPDFLLDKAIAQLKLARGGNTAGWGLVTSVANRTAGMGGDFGQSAWLLANDKIVPALDRQIAELAKHRVRATSDAGVWKFKDGDAYYAWALRAGTTTRMTPNEVHQMGLDELRTIQAEMDGILRKEGFTQGSVGARMTALGKDPRYLYTDNDAGRAEIMKLLNDRITDIRGRMPRAFNTLVRGNVEVKRMPPEEEPGAPGAYGGAGSIDGSVPGKFWINLRTTGLHTRYSLPTLAYHEAIPGHVWQGEYAHKLPLIRTLLSFNAYSEGWALYGEQLAGELGVYDADPVGRLGYLQSIAFRACRLVVDTGLHAKRWTRQQAVDWFVTANGSPVEEVAGEVDRYCSWPGQACGYKVGHSEINRLRERAKAALGARYDFKAFNDALVMGGNVPMTVLGHVVDRHVAAGKA from the coding sequence ATGCGTACCACCCGACGCCAGCTCCTGCTCGGCACTGCCGGCACGCTGGCCGCCTCCGCTATCCCCGCATTCGCCTTCGCTGCGGACGCGGATCGCGCAGCTGCTGCCTTGCTCGATCGCACCGCGGAAACTTTCCTCAACGATTATCCCGAGAGCGCGACCTCGCTCGGCATCGACAAGGACAAGCACGCCGCACTCAAGCACCGCCTCACCGATGGCTCCCCCGAAGGCCAGCGCAAGATCGCCGCGCACCTCCGCCAGGCGCTCGCCGAGATCGGCAAGCTCGACCTCAACGCGCTAAGTCCGGTGATGCGCACCAATGTCGATGTCGTCCAGGCGTCCTACGCCAATGCGCTCGAGGGCTTCGCCTTCCCCTATGGCGACGTCGCGGTCGGCGGCTGGCGCAACTCGCCTTATGTCGTCGTCCAGAATGTCGGCGCCTTCCTCGACGTGCCGCGGATGCTCGACACCGATCATGTCATCAAGACGCGCGACGACGGCGAAGCCTATCTCGATCGCCTCGAATCCTATGGCGAGCAGCTCGACGGCGAGACCGAGCGGCTCAGGATCGCCGCGGCGAACGGCGTCATCGCTCCCGATTTCCTGCTCGACAAGGCGATCGCCCAGCTCAAGCTCGCGCGCGGCGGCAACACCGCCGGCTGGGGCCTGGTCACCTCGGTCGCCAATCGCACCGCCGGCATGGGCGGCGATTTCGGCCAGAGCGCCTGGCTGCTCGCCAACGACAAGATCGTCCCCGCGCTCGACCGCCAGATCGCCGAGCTCGCAAAGCACCGCGTCCGCGCCACTTCGGACGCCGGCGTGTGGAAGTTCAAGGATGGCGACGCTTATTACGCCTGGGCGCTGCGCGCCGGCACCACGACGAGGATGACCCCGAACGAAGTCCACCAGATGGGCCTCGACGAGCTCCGCACGATCCAGGCCGAGATGGACGGAATCCTGCGCAAGGAAGGCTTCACCCAGGGCAGCGTCGGCGCGCGGATGACCGCGCTCGGCAAGGATCCGCGCTACCTCTACACCGACAATGACGCGGGCCGCGCCGAGATCATGAAGCTGCTCAACGATCGCATCACCGATATTCGCGGTCGCATGCCCCGCGCATTCAACACGCTGGTGCGCGGCAATGTCGAGGTTAAGCGGATGCCGCCCGAGGAGGAACCCGGCGCGCCCGGCGCCTATGGCGGTGCGGGTTCGATCGACGGCAGCGTGCCGGGCAAATTCTGGATCAACCTGCGTACCACCGGGCTGCACACTCGCTACAGCCTGCCGACGCTGGCTTACCATGAGGCGATCCCGGGCCATGTCTGGCAGGGCGAATATGCCCACAAGCTGCCGCTGATCCGCACCCTGCTCTCGTTCAACGCTTATTCCGAAGGCTGGGCGCTGTATGGCGAGCAGTTGGCCGGCGAGCTCGGCGTCTATGACGCGGACCCGGTCGGCCGGCTCGGCTATCTCCAGTCGATCGCCTTCCGCGCCTGCCGGCTGGTGGTCGACACCGGCCTCCATGCCAAGCGCTGGACCCGGCAACAGGCGGTCGACTGGTTCGTCACCGCCAACGGCTCCCCGGTCGAGGAAGTCGCGGGCGAAGTCGATCGTTATTGCTCCTGGCCCGGCCAGGCCTGCGGCTACAAGGTCGGGCATAGCGAGATCAACCGGCTGCGCGAACGCGCCAAGGCCGCGCTCGGCGCACGCTATGATTTCAAGGCCTTCAACGATGCGCTCGTGATGGGCGGAAACGTGCCGATGACGGTGCTCGGGCACGTCGTGGATCGCCACGTCGCCGCCGGCAAAGCCTGA
- a CDS encoding NfeD family protein, producing the protein MQFFVTSPGLAWLILAAVLALTELVLPGIFLVFVAAGAAVTGIVTLIIPEFALAFQVAVFILASSGAVALGRRWYAKNPVASSDPLLNDRVARLVGQIVTVVEPIEAGQGRVRVGDGEWLAQGPDTPAGAHVRIVGAHGLSLDVEPVTAA; encoded by the coding sequence ATGCAGTTCTTCGTGACCTCGCCCGGTCTCGCCTGGCTGATTCTCGCCGCAGTGCTCGCGCTTACCGAGCTGGTCCTTCCCGGCATCTTCCTCGTGTTCGTCGCCGCCGGCGCGGCGGTAACGGGGATCGTCACGCTGATCATCCCCGAATTCGCGCTCGCCTTCCAGGTCGCGGTGTTCATCCTCGCCTCGTCGGGCGCAGTAGCGCTTGGCCGGCGCTGGTATGCGAAGAACCCGGTGGCGAGCTCGGACCCCTTGCTCAACGATCGTGTCGCGCGGCTGGTCGGCCAGATCGTGACGGTGGTCGAGCCGATCGAGGCCGGCCAGGGCCGCGTCCGCGTCGGCGACGGCGAATGGCTCGCGCAGGGACCCGATACCCCTGCCGGCGCCCACGTCCGCATCGTCGGCGCGCATGGCCTGTCGCTCGACGTCGAGCCTGTCACCGCCGCCTAG
- a CDS encoding SPFH domain-containing protein has protein sequence MDVLNIFLIVLVAVVLLYLFSSVKIVTQGYQYTIEYFGRFTAVASPGLNFYPAFFYRVGRKVNMMEQVIDIPGQEIITKDNAMIQTDGVVFFQVLDAAKAAYEVSDLYLALLQLTTTNLRTVMGSMDLDETLSKRDEINARLLSVVDHATTPWGVKITRVEIKDIRPPADIVNAMGRQMKAEREKRANILEAEGTRASEILRAEGQKQSKILEAEGRREAAFRDAEARERSAEAEATATRMVSDAIEQGSTQAINYFIAQKYVEAIGKFATSPNAKTILFPVEATQLMGTLGGIGELTREAISNGLTPPAAPPAPPRPRPTPFGPQEG, from the coding sequence GTGGACGTGCTCAACATTTTTCTGATCGTGCTGGTCGCAGTGGTGCTGCTCTACCTCTTTTCGAGTGTGAAAATCGTCACCCAAGGCTATCAATATACGATCGAATATTTCGGCCGCTTCACCGCCGTCGCCTCGCCCGGACTCAATTTCTATCCCGCCTTCTTCTATCGTGTCGGCCGCAAGGTAAACATGATGGAGCAGGTGATCGACATTCCGGGGCAGGAGATCATCACCAAGGACAATGCGATGATCCAGACCGACGGCGTCGTCTTCTTCCAGGTGCTCGACGCCGCCAAGGCCGCCTATGAAGTTTCCGACCTCTATCTGGCGCTGCTCCAGCTCACGACGACCAATTTGCGCACGGTGATGGGTTCGATGGACCTCGACGAGACGCTGTCGAAGCGCGACGAGATCAACGCCCGGCTGCTCTCGGTGGTCGATCATGCCACCACGCCCTGGGGGGTGAAGATCACACGCGTCGAGATCAAGGACATCCGCCCGCCCGCCGACATCGTCAACGCGATGGGCCGCCAGATGAAGGCCGAGCGCGAGAAGCGCGCCAACATCCTCGAAGCCGAAGGCACCCGCGCTTCCGAAATCCTGCGCGCCGAGGGCCAGAAGCAGTCCAAGATCCTCGAGGCCGAAGGCCGCCGCGAAGCCGCCTTCCGCGACGCAGAGGCGCGCGAGCGCTCGGCCGAGGCCGAGGCGACCGCCACCCGTATGGTCTCCGACGCGATCGAGCAGGGCAGCACCCAGGCGATCAACTATTTCATTGCGCAGAAATATGTCGAGGCGATCGGCAAGTTCGCCACCTCGCCCAACGCCAAGACGATCCTGTTCCCGGTCGAGGCCACGCAGCTGATGGGGACGCTCGGCGGCATCGGCGAGCTCACCCGCGAGGCGATCAGCAATGGCCTGACGCCGCCCGCTGCCCCACCGGCACCGCCGCGTCCTCGCCCGACCCCCTTCGGCCCGCAGGAGGGCTGA
- a CDS encoding HpcH/HpaI aldolase/citrate lyase family protein: MTTVRLAPRTALFLPASNPRAIAKARETHADLVILDLEDAVRDDAKAEARAAAVAAANEGFGARLCAIRINAVDSGEHGEDLDAVAGSACDFVVLPKVESAGDAAAIAEACGKPLLAMIETPLGVLVAAEIAAVPGVAGLLAGVNDLRASLGIPAGAGRESLSLALQTVVLAARASEIWAFDGVFNALDDPEGLAAECRHGRALGFDGKSLIHPNQIEVAAEAFGPSATEIAEAEALIAAATGGAERYRNRMIETMHVEQARALLARIRQP, translated from the coding sequence ATGACCACAGTCCGCCTCGCCCCGCGCACCGCGCTTTTCCTGCCCGCCTCCAACCCCCGCGCGATCGCCAAGGCGCGTGAAACCCATGCCGACCTCGTGATCCTCGATCTCGAGGACGCGGTTCGCGACGATGCGAAGGCGGAGGCGCGGGCGGCGGCGGTTGCGGCGGCGAACGAAGGATTCGGCGCGCGGCTCTGCGCGATCCGGATCAACGCGGTCGATTCGGGCGAGCATGGCGAGGATCTCGACGCGGTGGCAGGCTCGGCCTGCGATTTCGTCGTCCTGCCCAAGGTCGAGAGTGCAGGGGATGCGGCTGCCATCGCGGAGGCATGCGGCAAGCCGCTGCTGGCGATGATCGAGACGCCGCTGGGGGTCCTCGTCGCTGCGGAGATCGCTGCGGTTCCGGGGGTGGCGGGGCTGCTTGCCGGGGTCAACGATCTGCGCGCGTCGCTCGGCATTCCGGCGGGGGCGGGGCGGGAGAGCCTGTCGCTCGCGCTCCAGACCGTGGTGCTGGCAGCGCGGGCGAGCGAGATCTGGGCGTTCGATGGCGTCTTCAACGCGCTCGACGATCCCGAGGGCCTCGCCGCCGAGTGCCGCCACGGCCGCGCGCTGGGCTTCGACGGCAAGTCGCTGATCCATCCCAACCAGATCGAAGTCGCGGCGGAGGCGTTCGGACCTTCGGCGACGGAAATCGCCGAGGCCGAGGCGCTGATCGCGGCGGCGACCGGCGGCGCCGAGCGCTACCGCAACCGGATGATCGAGACGATGCATGTCGAGCAGGCGAGGGCGCTACTCGCGCGCATCCGCCAGCCATGA
- a CDS encoding DMT family transporter produces the protein MSVAAAAPGRGRWMLALAALALTMLLWAGNTIVARWMHGEIPPFMLAFVRWTGAFLIVLPFAWRHVATDRDKLLGRWPVVLILALTGVASFNAFLYSGLQFTTATNASLLQAAIPPMVLVADRLIFGIRSARAQLIGVSLAAVGVIIIVCRGSPSVLVALHFGVGDVLVLCGVLAWATYTSLLRLRPEVHPLSLLAVTFAIGALTMAPLAMLEVEAIRAMPLTAATFFAFAYVAFFPSVVAYLLYNSAVAEVGSGVAGQAISLLPLFGAGLAALLLGEALHGYHAVGMAVIAVGIGFGAFAARATP, from the coding sequence ATGAGCGTAGCCGCTGCCGCGCCCGGTCGCGGGCGCTGGATGCTCGCTCTGGCCGCGCTCGCGCTGACGATGCTGCTCTGGGCGGGCAACACGATCGTCGCCCGCTGGATGCATGGCGAGATCCCGCCGTTCATGCTCGCCTTCGTCCGCTGGACCGGCGCGTTCTTGATCGTGCTGCCCTTCGCCTGGCGCCACGTCGCCACCGACCGCGACAAGCTGCTCGGCCGATGGCCGGTCGTGCTGATCCTCGCGCTGACCGGCGTCGCCTCGTTCAACGCCTTCCTCTACAGCGGGCTACAGTTCACCACCGCCACCAACGCTTCGCTCCTGCAGGCGGCGATCCCGCCGATGGTGCTGGTGGCGGACCGGCTGATCTTCGGGATCCGCTCCGCCCGGGCGCAATTGATCGGCGTATCGCTCGCCGCGGTTGGCGTGATCATCATCGTGTGCCGGGGCAGCCCCTCGGTGCTCGTCGCGCTGCATTTCGGGGTCGGCGACGTGCTGGTGCTATGCGGGGTCCTTGCCTGGGCAACCTACACCAGCCTGCTAAGGCTGCGGCCCGAGGTCCATCCGCTGAGCCTACTCGCCGTCACCTTCGCGATCGGTGCGCTGACGATGGCGCCGCTGGCCATGCTGGAAGTGGAAGCAATCCGCGCGATGCCGCTGACCGCTGCAACCTTCTTCGCCTTCGCTTATGTCGCCTTCTTCCCCTCGGTAGTAGCCTATTTGCTCTACAATTCAGCAGTGGCCGAAGTCGGCTCGGGCGTCGCAGGCCAGGCGATCAGCCTGCTGCCGCTGTTCGGCGCGGGGCTGGCGGCCTTGCTGCTGGGCGAAGCGCTGCATGGCTATCATGCCGTGGGGATGGCGGTGATCGCGGTGGGGATCGGCTTCGGTGCGTTCGCCGCGCGCGCCACCCCCTAG
- the guaB gene encoding IMP dehydrogenase — translation MDIPLGLTFDDVLLYPGESEIVPSMADTRTFVTRSLSLNIPLLSSAMDTVTEADMAIVMAQLGGMGVLHRNLDIEQQVEAVRQVKRFESGMVVNPITIRPSGTLAEARALMQRHKISGIPVVEEGGKLVGIVTNRDVRFAENPGQPVAELMTHENLATVSTGVGKEEARRLLHARRIEKLLVVDENYRCVGLITVKDIEKAVNFPDATKDGNGRLCVAAATTVGEKGFERTEALVDAEVDLIVIDTAHGHNREVGLAVERVKKLSNRVQVIAGNIATAEAAKALIGSGADGLKVGIGPGSICTTRVVAGVGVPQLTAVMDAANEAMKSNTPVIADGGIRTSGDIAKALAAGASTAMIGSLLAGTEEAPGETFLYQGRAYKSYRGMGSVGAMARGSADRYFQQDIKDQLKLVPEGIEGQVPFKGSAKDVVHQLVGGVKASMGYVGAPTIAEFQKKARFVRITNAGLRESHVHDVTITREAPNYPTR, via the coding sequence ATGGACATCCCCCTCGGCCTCACCTTCGACGATGTCCTCCTCTATCCGGGCGAGTCCGAGATCGTGCCGAGCATGGCCGATACCCGCACTTTCGTAACGCGCAGCCTGAGCCTCAACATCCCCTTGCTCTCCTCGGCGATGGACACCGTCACCGAAGCCGACATGGCGATCGTCATGGCGCAATTGGGCGGGATGGGCGTGCTCCACCGCAATCTCGATATCGAGCAGCAGGTCGAGGCGGTGCGTCAGGTCAAGCGCTTCGAGAGCGGGATGGTCGTCAATCCGATCACGATCCGCCCCTCGGGCACGCTCGCCGAGGCGCGCGCGCTGATGCAGCGCCACAAGATCAGCGGCATCCCGGTGGTCGAAGAGGGCGGCAAGCTGGTCGGCATCGTCACCAATCGCGACGTGCGCTTTGCGGAAAATCCCGGCCAGCCGGTCGCCGAGCTGATGACGCATGAAAATCTCGCTACGGTCTCCACCGGCGTCGGCAAGGAAGAGGCGCGCCGCCTGCTCCACGCCCGCCGCATCGAGAAACTGCTGGTGGTCGACGAAAATTACCGCTGCGTCGGCCTGATCACCGTCAAGGACATCGAAAAGGCCGTCAACTTCCCCGACGCCACCAAGGACGGCAATGGCCGGCTCTGCGTGGCCGCCGCCACCACCGTCGGCGAAAAGGGCTTCGAGCGGACCGAGGCGCTGGTCGATGCCGAAGTCGACCTGATCGTCATCGACACCGCCCACGGCCATAACCGCGAAGTCGGCCTGGCCGTCGAGCGCGTCAAGAAGCTCTCGAACCGGGTCCAGGTCATCGCCGGCAACATCGCCACCGCCGAAGCCGCCAAGGCGCTGATCGGCTCGGGTGCCGACGGACTCAAGGTGGGCATCGGCCCGGGCTCGATCTGCACCACCCGCGTCGTCGCCGGCGTCGGCGTCCCCCAGCTTACCGCAGTGATGGACGCCGCCAACGAAGCGATGAAGTCGAATACCCCGGTGATCGCCGATGGTGGCATCCGCACCTCGGGTGACATCGCCAAGGCGTTGGCGGCAGGCGCGTCGACTGCAATGATCGGCTCGCTGCTGGCGGGCACCGAAGAAGCGCCCGGCGAGACCTTTCTCTACCAGGGCCGGGCGTACAAATCCTATCGCGGCATGGGCAGCGTCGGGGCGATGGCGCGCGGATCGGCCGATCGCTATTTCCAGCAGGACATCAAGGACCAGCTCAAGCTCGTGCCTGAGGGCATTGAAGGCCAGGTCCCGTTCAAGGGCAGCGCCAAGGACGTCGTGCACCAGCTCGTTGGCGGCGTGAAGGCATCGATGGGCTATGTCGGCGCGCCGACGATCGCCGAATTCCAGAAAAAGGCGCGGTTCGTGCGCATCACCAACGCAGGACTGCGCGAGAGCCACGTCCATGACGTGACGATCACCCGAGAGGCACCCAATTATCCCACGCGCTAA
- a CDS encoding RsmB/NOP family class I SAM-dependent RNA methyltransferase: MTPAARTQAAIELLDRIVVAARDQGAAADTLIARWFAERRYAGSKDRRAIREMVYEAIRLLGVRPESGRAGILALAKVRPEMAEYFDGSPYGPAAIDPAEPVADAGLMPKWLGLLLKKSGLGNAEQAALLQRAPLDVRVNSLKADPAAVAAEIPGAVQLPHVADGLRIPSDLPVEKLPSFRDGQIEVQDAGSQLVSLATGAKRGDQVIDLCAGGGGKTLALAAMMGNHGSILACDIDRGRLQRLPPRAERAGVTIAETRLLNPGQEFDQLADRFARADIVLIDAPCSGTGTWRRNPEARWRLSPDRLAKLGETQRYLMKLGAELVRPGGALVYVVCSLLDDEGASQAEAFLKAYPGWKAEPLALGAGNARGPGLRLSPLADSTDGFFVAKLVRPW, encoded by the coding sequence ATGACCCCCGCCGCACGCACCCAGGCGGCGATCGAACTGCTCGACCGGATCGTCGTCGCCGCGCGCGACCAGGGCGCCGCTGCGGACACGCTGATCGCGCGCTGGTTCGCCGAGCGCCGCTATGCCGGCTCCAAGGACCGGCGGGCGATCCGCGAGATGGTCTATGAAGCGATCCGCCTGCTCGGCGTGCGGCCGGAGAGCGGTCGCGCGGGCATATTAGCGCTCGCCAAGGTGCGGCCGGAAATGGCCGAATATTTCGATGGCTCGCCCTATGGCCCCGCCGCGATCGATCCTGCCGAGCCGGTCGCCGATGCGGGGCTGATGCCCAAATGGCTGGGTCTGCTGCTCAAGAAATCGGGCCTCGGCAATGCCGAGCAGGCGGCGTTGCTCCAACGTGCCCCACTCGATGTCCGCGTCAACAGCCTCAAGGCCGATCCGGCTGCGGTCGCCGCCGAGATACCGGGCGCGGTGCAGCTGCCGCATGTCGCCGATGGCCTGCGCATTCCCAGCGACTTGCCGGTCGAGAAGCTGCCCTCGTTCCGCGACGGCCAGATCGAAGTCCAGGACGCCGGCAGCCAGCTGGTCAGTCTAGCAACTGGGGCGAAACGCGGCGATCAGGTCATCGATCTCTGTGCAGGCGGCGGCGGCAAGACGCTGGCGCTCGCGGCGATGATGGGGAACCACGGCAGCATCCTCGCCTGCGATATCGACCGCGGACGCCTTCAGCGGCTGCCGCCGCGCGCCGAGCGCGCGGGGGTGACGATCGCCGAGACCCGCTTGCTAAATCCCGGCCAGGAGTTCGATCAGCTCGCCGATCGGTTCGCCCGGGCCGATATCGTCCTGATCGACGCGCCCTGCTCGGGCACCGGCACCTGGCGGCGCAATCCCGAGGCGCGCTGGCGGCTGTCGCCCGATCGGCTTGCCAAGCTGGGCGAGACCCAGCGCTATTTGATGAAGCTTGGCGCCGAACTGGTCCGGCCGGGCGGGGCGCTGGTCTATGTCGTCTGCTCGCTGCTGGACGACGAAGGCGCGAGCCAGGCCGAGGCTTTCCTGAAGGCCTATCCGGGGTGGAAAGCCGAGCCGCTGGCGCTTGGCGCCGGCAACGCGCGCGGTCCGGGGCTCCGGCTCTCGCCGCTGGCGGACTCGACCGACGGCTTTTTTGTCGCGAAGCTGGTGCGGCCATGGTAG